In Bactrocera neohumeralis isolate Rockhampton unplaced genomic scaffold, APGP_CSIRO_Bneo_wtdbg2-racon-allhic-juicebox.fasta_v2 ctg3598, whole genome shotgun sequence, one genomic interval encodes:
- the LOC126767018 gene encoding uncharacterized protein LOC126767018: MPDSANVQVADSVTPLQRVFIRCPLFNSERPALWFAQLEGQFHLAGIFDEIMQYHYTSSHLDAKAAAGMEDLLLNVPTKTPYTRLKGTLIERLTLSRKPGLQQLLDRETLGDRKPSQFQRHLRSLDNTVPDSIFRTKWLSKLPMSTQSILPSQADMNLDKLASLADKIHDIALPAEINSLQKATTTSAIESRISRLEASINELASSFKRQSISRSRSRQRFRSRTSSPALNNDTCWYHQNFGNKAKRCRSPCSYQGNLPSDHRATKIQFLVDTGADLCTFPKSLAPWPSERINYNLTAANGSTINTYGCITLTLNLGLRRNFTWRFVVADITKPIIGADFLAHFGILPDLKNSCLIDSITGLKAA; the protein is encoded by the exons ATGCCAGATAGCGCAAACGTGCAAGTGGCAGACAGTGTAACGCCACTCCAACGTGTTTTTATACGATGTCCGCTCTTCAATTCCGAACGACCAGCCTTGTGGTTCGCCCAACTCGAGGGACAATTTCATCTCGCCGGAATTTTCGATGAAATTATGCAATACCACTACACTTCCTCACACCTTGATGCCAAGGCCGCCGCAGGAATGGAAGACCTTCTTTTGAATGTTCCCACAAAAACGCCCTACACTCGCCTAAAAGGGACACTGATCGAACGCCTTACGCTCTCCCGAAAACCAGGACTACAACAGCTTCTCGATCGAGAGACCTTGGGTGATAGAAAACCGTCGCAATTTCAACGTCATCTTAGAAGCCTCGACAACACCGTTCCGGACAGCATTTTTCGTACTAAGTGGCTTAGCAAACTTCCGATGTCAACGCAATCTATACTTCCATCCCAAGCGGATATGAATCTCGATAAACTCGCTTCTCTGGCAGACAAAATACACGACATCGCACTACCAGCAGAAATTAATTCGCtccaaaaagcaacaacaacatcagcaataGAATCACGCATTTCCCGTCTCGAAGCTTCGATTAACGAGCTAGCTTCCAGTTTTAAGCGGCAGAGCATATCTCGTTCCCGTTCTCGTCAGCGCTTTCGTTCACGCACATCTTCTCCAGCACTGAACAACGACACGTGCTGGTATCATCAAAATTTCGGCAATAAAGCGAAACGTTGCCGATCGCCTTGCTCGTATCAGGGAAACCTACCGTCGGACC ACCGCGCCACCAAAATCCAATTCCTGGTGGATACTGGCGCTGACCTCTGTACTTTTCCTAAATCACTCGCACCTTGGCCGTCCGAACGAATCAACTATAATCTCACAGCAGCAAATGGGTCCACGATTAACACCTACGGTTGCATAACTCTAACACTAAACCTTGGCCTCAGACGGAATTTTACATGGCGCTTCGTGGTGGCGGACATAACGAAACCTATTATTGGCGCAGATTTTTTAGCTCATTTCGGCATCTTACCCGACCTCAAGAATAGCTGCCTTATCGACTCGATAACTGGACTAAAAGCCGCAT